In a genomic window of Pseudomonas mohnii:
- a CDS encoding MurR/RpiR family transcriptional regulator, producing MSTEKNSFLQLLEQEFSNLTPTGKRIASYLLGNPDQLPFESADSIAQQASTTGISVGRFFRSLGYQNIDEVKQSLRGEAPASWLITDRIGAFRTESTREDALDRSMSREIEAIRHVYGLARSGAFAEIVQRIYEADAVFILGIQSTRGILTAFHSHLEYIRPKVYYVDGLSGIYAETLNSGFANPYAIISDFRAYSSVTRTFCDAAIDNNLPLALITDLQCPWARDYPLDLLQLKTDVGQFWDSPAPLACLLNLMVSAVAEKFGDRLDERLSKNRQLQKAFGQFEG from the coding sequence ATGTCTACAGAAAAGAACAGCTTCCTTCAGTTGCTCGAGCAAGAGTTCTCGAACCTGACCCCGACTGGCAAACGCATTGCCAGTTACCTGTTGGGAAACCCGGATCAGCTACCGTTCGAGTCGGCCGACAGCATCGCGCAGCAGGCTTCCACCACTGGCATTTCCGTGGGGCGTTTTTTCCGTTCGCTGGGTTATCAGAACATCGATGAGGTCAAACAGAGTCTGCGCGGCGAAGCGCCGGCGTCGTGGTTGATCACCGACCGGATCGGCGCCTTTCGCACCGAAAGCACTCGAGAAGACGCACTCGACCGTTCCATGAGTCGCGAGATCGAGGCCATCCGGCACGTTTATGGCCTGGCGCGCAGCGGTGCCTTCGCTGAAATCGTGCAGCGCATCTACGAAGCCGATGCGGTATTCATTCTCGGCATCCAGTCGACCCGCGGGATTCTCACCGCGTTTCATAGCCACCTCGAATACATCCGGCCCAAGGTTTATTACGTCGACGGCTTGTCCGGCATCTACGCCGAAACCCTGAATTCCGGCTTTGCCAACCCCTACGCAATCATTTCGGATTTCCGGGCCTATTCCAGTGTGACCCGGACCTTCTGCGACGCCGCCATCGATAACAACCTGCCCTTGGCCCTGATCACCGATCTGCAATGCCCGTGGGCACGTGACTACCCGCTGGATCTGCTGCAACTCAAAACCGATGTCGGGCAGTTCTGGGACTCCCCTGCCCCGCTGGCCTGCCTGTTGAACCTGATGGTATCGGCCGTAGCGGAAAAGTTCGGCGACCGCCTCGATGAACGCCTGAGCAAAAACCGACAATTGCAAAAAGCTTTCGGCCAGTTCGAAGGCTAG